From Proteiniborus sp. DW1, one genomic window encodes:
- a CDS encoding ECF transporter S component — translation MLMVKGQINTRTMVKTAVLSVLAFLIMYFEMPLWFTPPFLKVDLSDIPALIGAFALGPIAGVVIELIKNILNLAIEGTTTAAVGELANFFVGSIFVFVAGFIYQKYKSFKSAISGMIVATIAMTLVASVLNYYFLIPFYAKLFGVSVDKYVEMGAQVNRFVTDYKSFILCGILPFNFVKGVMVSLITIPLYKRVSPILHR, via the coding sequence ATGTTAATGGTAAAAGGACAAATTAACACAAGGACAATGGTAAAAACAGCAGTACTATCAGTTTTAGCATTTTTAATAATGTACTTTGAAATGCCTTTATGGTTTACACCACCTTTTTTAAAGGTAGACTTAAGTGATATTCCAGCATTAATAGGTGCATTTGCATTAGGTCCAATAGCAGGAGTAGTTATTGAGTTAATTAAGAATATTTTAAATTTAGCAATTGAAGGTACTACAACAGCAGCAGTAGGAGAACTTGCAAACTTTTTTGTAGGAAGTATATTCGTTTTTGTTGCAGGATTTATTTATCAAAAGTATAAATCATTTAAGAGTGCTATATCAGGTATGATAGTTGCAACCATAGCTATGACACTTGTAGCTTCAGTTCTAAACTATTATTTCCTTATACCTTTCTATGCAAAGTTATTTGGAGTATCAGTAGACAAATACGTAGAGATGGGGGCACAGGTAAACAGATTTGTCACAGACTATAAAAGTTTTATATTGTGCGGTATATTACCTTTTAATTTCGTAAAAGGAGTTATGGTATCGCTTATAACAATACCACTATATAAAAGAGTATCACCAATATTACACAGATAA
- a CDS encoding methyl-accepting chemotaxis protein translates to MNSKNLFSKMKRDKKEKKEIISKSNRKSLLLSRIKSFKRKDDKANNLKTKRKIANQLTKIVMVLAILPLLFIGITNYFMETERSIKSIEESNLNMAKSISNQVEAQINGLFDVLKILHLSNDFINLDISKARGILTKTVYEYDSINSIQVYDEKGNQLLSSKNMDTDVNVSGEEWFQKTLEEERYVSDSHIEDMLPEIIIAMPIKNVVNQTKAVISANISLKNLTSIAEEFKMGETGNTYIVDRNGVMIVHMDYRNKVFTPFDAKEAGIEGVVKVLEGNSGVSTYKNENNETVLGAYCYMPSTGFGILVEQNEAEVTKSAVINFGRTLWVTIVAVFIIIFLTSIISRRFSAPIVNLVKVVDEIGSGDLTKRVKVNSKNEIGKLQHEFNKMVDSLYNIISNVSQAIINFKENVEQLSQNTELTVVASEEITRIVQQVASGAEDQLKNVEDTIGLVEGIAKNVEVVDANANSILVATSEASHIAKEGSKDVESTRSSMYSIASKVKQSAEQIQALNERTNEIGNIITFIDNISKQTNLLALNAAIEAARAGEYGKGFTVVAEEVRNLAEQTSDASNNIVNLISQIQLEMDKVSKSMEEGIIEVDKGSQAIEKTISSFEKIVRETDKVFQGVEDFAVVVEELSENMNKIEGSIALVSAVSQQTAAGTQTIMASTEEQQSAIHQVNQAIEDLNKMTDSLNEMIKGFKIN, encoded by the coding sequence ATGAACAGTAAAAATTTGTTTTCTAAAATGAAGAGGGATAAGAAGGAGAAAAAAGAAATAATAAGCAAGTCCAACAGAAAAAGTTTGTTACTAAGTAGAATAAAATCGTTCAAAAGAAAAGATGACAAAGCAAATAACCTTAAGACAAAAAGAAAAATAGCAAATCAATTGACCAAGATAGTTATGGTTCTTGCAATCTTACCATTACTATTTATAGGAATTACAAACTATTTTATGGAAACTGAGAGAAGCATTAAAAGTATTGAGGAATCAAATCTAAATATGGCTAAATCCATATCTAATCAAGTAGAAGCACAGATAAACGGTTTGTTTGACGTGTTAAAAATATTGCATTTATCTAATGATTTTATCAATTTAGATATAAGCAAAGCAAGAGGGATTCTTACAAAAACCGTATATGAATACGATAGTATAAATTCAATTCAAGTCTATGACGAAAAAGGAAATCAGCTTTTATCAAGTAAAAATATGGATACTGATGTAAATGTTTCAGGTGAGGAATGGTTTCAAAAGACCTTAGAAGAAGAAAGATATGTATCTGATTCCCATATAGAAGATATGCTACCAGAAATAATAATAGCTATGCCTATAAAAAATGTAGTAAATCAAACAAAAGCAGTTATATCTGCTAATATTAGTTTGAAAAACCTGACTTCTATAGCCGAGGAATTTAAAATGGGTGAAACAGGCAATACTTATATAGTGGACAGAAATGGAGTAATGATTGTGCATATGGACTATAGAAACAAGGTATTTACTCCGTTTGATGCTAAGGAAGCAGGTATAGAAGGTGTAGTTAAGGTATTAGAAGGAAATTCAGGTGTAAGTACGTATAAAAATGAAAATAATGAAACAGTATTGGGTGCTTATTGCTATATGCCATCTACAGGTTTTGGAATACTTGTAGAACAGAATGAAGCAGAGGTAACTAAATCAGCTGTTATAAATTTTGGAAGAACCTTATGGGTAACAATAGTAGCAGTATTTATTATCATATTCCTAACTTCAATTATTTCAAGAAGATTTTCTGCGCCAATAGTTAATCTTGTTAAAGTGGTAGATGAAATTGGGAGTGGAGATTTAACAAAGAGAGTTAAGGTGAATTCAAAAAATGAAATAGGAAAGCTTCAACATGAGTTTAATAAGATGGTGGATTCTTTATATAATATTATATCTAATGTAAGTCAGGCTATAATAAACTTTAAGGAAAATGTAGAACAATTAAGCCAGAATACTGAGTTAACTGTAGTAGCTTCTGAAGAGATAACCAGAATAGTACAACAGGTTGCATCTGGTGCTGAGGACCAACTTAAAAATGTTGAGGATACCATAGGATTAGTTGAAGGAATAGCGAAAAATGTAGAAGTGGTAGATGCTAATGCCAATAGTATTTTAGTAGCAACTAGCGAAGCCTCACATATTGCAAAAGAAGGCTCAAAGGATGTGGAAAGCACAAGAAGCTCAATGTACTCAATAGCATCAAAAGTAAAACAGTCAGCTGAACAGATTCAAGCGCTAAATGAAAGAACCAATGAGATAGGAAATATTATTACCTTTATAGACAATATTTCAAAACAAACTAATTTGCTTGCACTAAATGCTGCTATTGAAGCTGCTAGAGCAGGTGAATATGGTAAAGGCTTTACAGTAGTTGCAGAAGAGGTAAGAAATCTAGCAGAGCAGACTAGTGATGCTTCAAATAATATAGTGAATCTTATTAGTCAAATTCAATTGGAGATGGATAAAGTATCAAAATCAATGGAGGAAGGAATTATAGAGGTAGATAAAGGAAGTCAAGCAATTGAGAAGACAATTTCGTCCTTTGAGAAAATAGTAAGGGAAACTGATAAAGTATTTCAAGGTGTAGAGGATTTTGCTGTAGTAGTTGAAGAATTATCAGAGAACATGAATAAAATAGAAGGCTCTATAGCTTTGGTAAGTGCAGTATCACAGCAGACAGCAGCAGGTACCCAGACTATAATGGCAAGTACAGAAGAACAGCAATCAGCTATTCATCAAGTCAACCAAGCCATAGAAGATCTTAACAAAATGACAGATAGCTTAAATGAAATGATAAAAGGCTTTAAAATAAACTAA
- a CDS encoding ATP-binding protein, with protein sequence MDRIQLHKINERLEFINELILDVAYRQSNEEVLDTALKKIMEMLQIDYGYVVSYTEIDKTIRNVEIQCNLPDGFLEEVINYRFENILVRDSIRDSMKKEVSIVSKEDLSTPYQKYISKKYGFETMIIVPIGFNDVFSTILMLLFLRKEKDNILEYVPLLETIGNTLWVLLHKQKIYREYQNNIIRTEKLKVLGELAGGIAHDFNNLLTTILGFSQIVLTRELSEDIRTFIDIIYKSAIDGKRIVERIQSFNRKQLGRSKEVHLINLIVESGIEMARPRWKHFYETHGNNLIIIKELKSNSKIYCVEHEIREVIINLLSNAMDAMEQGGTLTIKTYDEDDKVVIEISDTGPGISDEVREQIFEPFYSTKGVNGTGLGLSIVRDIINAHEGNIKLKSEIGKGSTFKLYFNKYIEKEDALISFDSDTDINLNLDKEVNILVVDDIPQVGNTVVEMLKTIGLHADIETESTKVIHRLLQKKYDIIVCDLAMPELNGISLSQQVKEKYSNIKFMILTGWPERLKKEDHNSIDLILRKPITMEELAQAIKNIL encoded by the coding sequence GTGGATAGAATTCAATTACATAAAATAAATGAGAGATTGGAGTTTATAAACGAGCTAATTCTAGATGTAGCATATAGGCAGAGCAATGAAGAGGTGTTAGATACAGCATTGAAAAAAATTATGGAGATGCTCCAGATAGATTATGGATATGTAGTCAGCTACACTGAAATTGATAAAACAATAAGAAATGTTGAAATACAGTGCAATCTACCAGATGGTTTTTTAGAAGAAGTAATAAACTATAGATTTGAAAATATTTTAGTGAGAGACTCCATAAGAGATTCCATGAAAAAAGAGGTTTCAATAGTATCAAAAGAAGATCTTAGTACTCCATATCAAAAGTATATAAGTAAAAAATATGGATTTGAGACTATGATAATTGTGCCTATAGGATTTAACGATGTTTTTTCAACTATATTAATGCTATTATTTTTGCGTAAAGAAAAAGATAATATTCTAGAGTATGTACCACTTCTAGAGACTATAGGAAATACTCTTTGGGTACTATTACACAAACAAAAGATATATAGGGAATATCAAAACAATATCATTAGAACAGAAAAGCTCAAAGTTTTAGGAGAATTAGCAGGGGGAATAGCCCATGATTTTAATAATTTATTGACTACAATCCTAGGATTTTCTCAAATTGTACTAACACGAGAACTAAGCGAAGATATAAGAACATTTATTGATATAATATATAAGTCAGCTATTGACGGGAAGAGGATAGTGGAAAGAATACAAAGCTTTAATCGTAAGCAATTAGGTAGAAGCAAAGAAGTGCATCTTATAAACCTAATAGTTGAAAGTGGAATAGAGATGGCTAGACCTAGGTGGAAGCACTTCTATGAAACACATGGTAATAATCTTATTATAATTAAGGAGCTTAAATCTAATAGCAAAATATATTGCGTAGAGCATGAAATAAGAGAAGTAATTATAAACTTATTATCAAATGCTATGGATGCAATGGAACAGGGTGGTACTCTTACTATTAAGACTTATGATGAAGATGATAAAGTAGTAATTGAAATAAGTGACACAGGCCCAGGTATTTCGGATGAGGTCAGAGAACAAATTTTCGAACCTTTTTATAGTACTAAGGGGGTAAATGGTACAGGTTTAGGTCTTAGTATTGTAAGAGACATCATAAATGCCCATGAGGGAAATATCAAGCTTAAAAGTGAGATAGGTAAAGGTTCCACATTTAAATTATACTTTAATAAATACATAGAAAAGGAAGATGCTCTTATATCATTTGATTCAGATACTGACATCAACCTAAACTTAGACAAAGAAGTTAATATTCTAGTTGTAGACGATATACCACAGGTTGGAAATACGGTGGTGGAGATGTTAAAAACTATTGGCCTACATGCTGATATAGAAACTGAAAGCACAAAAGTAATACATAGGTTATTACAAAAAAAATATGATATAATTGTATGTGATTTAGCTATGCCTGAGTTGAATGGTATAAGCTTGAGCCAACAAGTAAAAGAAAAATATTCTAATATTAAATTTATGATACTAACTGGTTGGCCTGAAAGATTAAAAAAGGAAGACCATAACAGCATAGATCTAATATTGAGAAAGCCAATTACTATGGAGGAATTAGCCCAAGCTATTAAAAATATATTATAA
- a CDS encoding amidohydrolase — MLLIKNARIYTMTENGVIENGSILVEDGKIKEVGRDIVAPLDAEIIDVEGRLVTPGFIDAHCHLGMWEDGIGFEGSDGNEFVDPVTPHLRAIDGINPMDVTFKEAREGGVTCVATGPGSANVVGGQFVAIKTYGDRIDDMIVKEPLAMKIAFGENPKRVYDGQKKSPVTRMATAAILRDTLSKAKRYVEKLEKSKDDPSKAPEFDMKMEAMAKVIRKELPLKAHAHRADDIFTAIRIAKEFDIDITLEHCTEGHLIATHLANEGKPAIVGPTLSDRSKFELRNLTFDTPKVLHDAGVKIAIMTDSPVIPLQYLPICAGLAVRAGLDEMEAFKAITINPAEILGIQDRVGSIEVGKDADIVIFDGNPLTDLGCKTHSVFIDGKRIK; from the coding sequence ATGCTATTAATTAAGAATGCCAGAATCTATACAATGACGGAAAACGGAGTAATAGAAAATGGGAGTATTTTAGTAGAGGATGGAAAGATAAAAGAGGTAGGCAGGGATATAGTTGCTCCACTTGATGCAGAGATAATTGATGTAGAAGGTAGATTAGTTACACCAGGCTTTATAGATGCACATTGCCATTTAGGAATGTGGGAAGATGGAATAGGATTTGAAGGTAGTGATGGAAATGAATTTGTTGATCCAGTTACACCACACCTAAGAGCCATAGATGGAATAAATCCAATGGATGTTACATTTAAAGAAGCTAGAGAAGGTGGAGTTACATGTGTAGCTACAGGTCCAGGTAGTGCAAATGTAGTAGGAGGACAGTTTGTTGCTATAAAGACTTATGGAGATAGAATAGATGATATGATAGTAAAAGAACCATTGGCTATGAAAATTGCCTTTGGAGAAAATCCGAAAAGAGTATACGATGGCCAAAAGAAATCTCCAGTTACTAGGATGGCTACTGCTGCCATACTTAGAGATACACTTTCTAAGGCTAAAAGATATGTAGAGAAACTGGAAAAATCAAAGGATGACCCGTCCAAAGCTCCGGAATTTGATATGAAAATGGAAGCAATGGCAAAGGTTATTAGAAAGGAACTTCCACTAAAAGCTCATGCTCATAGAGCTGATGACATATTTACAGCTATAAGAATAGCAAAGGAATTTGATATAGATATTACTCTAGAACACTGTACAGAAGGACATTTAATAGCTACTCATCTTGCAAATGAAGGGAAACCAGCTATAGTAGGACCTACTCTTTCTGACAGGTCAAAATTTGAACTTAGAAACCTTACATTTGATACTCCTAAGGTGCTACATGATGCAGGAGTTAAAATAGCCATAATGACAGATTCACCTGTAATACCACTACAGTACCTTCCAATCTGTGCAGGTTTAGCAGTTAGAGCAGGATTAGATGAAATGGAAGCATTCAAAGCCATTACAATCAATCCAGCTGAAATATTAGGAATACAAGATAGAGTTGGAAGCATAGAAGTAGGCAAAGATGCAGATATAGTAATATTTGATGGAAATCCATTAACAGATTTAGGCTGTAAGACTCATTCTGTATTTATTGATGGAAAGAGAATAAAATAG
- a CDS encoding Tex family protein — translation MLDLILRLAEEFKLKKFQVENTVKLIDEGNTIPFIARYRKEQTGELSDVVLRDLFERLTYLRNLESRQNEVIRLIEEQGKLTDELKKEILSAETLQRIDDLYRPYRPKRRTRAIIAKEKGLEPLADIILSQTINQGSLDEIGSPYIDSEKEVNTIEEAFQGAMDIIAEIISDNAEFRDIIRKIVFDKGIVVTTASDEKTDSVYEMYYDYKEPVKAIANHRILAINRGEKEKFLRVKIDSPDDEIIDILKSKVLTNEKAITTQYLISGIEDGYKRLISPSIEREIRNTLTERAEEQAIKVFGINLKPLLMQPPVKGKVVMGFDPAYRTGCKIAIVDETGKLLDYTTVYPTEPQNKVEETKKELIDLIKKYNVDIIAIGNGTASRESETIVADMLRDLDRKVYYTIVSEAGASVYSASKIANEEYPDINVSIRGAISIGKRLQDPLAELVKIDPKSVGVGQYQHDLNQGKLDETLKGVVEDCVNSVGVDLNTASVSLLSYVSGITSSVAKNIVSYREEMGKFTNRKELLKVKRLGDATFVQCAGFLRISDGDNPLDNTAVHPESYDVAFKLIEKLGFSKDDIKTGKFKEIDSMINEKNIIRLAEELQIGVPTLRDIVKELKKPGRDPREDMPKPIFRTDVLKIEDLKPDMILTGTVRNVVDFGAFVDIGVKQDGLVHISHLSNKFVKNPMEVVSVGDIVNVRILDVDIEKGRISLSMKEV, via the coding sequence ATTTTGGATTTAATTTTAAGATTAGCTGAGGAGTTTAAGTTAAAAAAATTTCAAGTGGAGAACACAGTAAAGCTTATAGATGAGGGAAATACAATACCTTTTATAGCAAGGTATAGAAAAGAGCAAACAGGTGAATTAAGTGATGTTGTATTAAGAGACTTGTTCGAAAGACTTACATATTTAAGGAATCTTGAAAGCAGACAAAATGAAGTAATTCGTCTAATAGAAGAGCAAGGAAAACTAACAGATGAATTGAAAAAGGAAATATTATCTGCTGAAACACTTCAGAGAATAGATGATTTATATAGACCATATAGACCAAAGAGAAGGACAAGAGCAATAATCGCTAAGGAAAAGGGTTTAGAACCTCTAGCTGATATTATATTATCTCAAACCATTAATCAAGGAAGCCTAGATGAAATAGGATCTCCATACATAGATTCAGAAAAAGAAGTAAATACCATAGAAGAGGCTTTCCAAGGTGCTATGGATATAATAGCAGAAATAATATCTGATAATGCTGAGTTCAGAGATATAATTAGAAAAATAGTTTTTGACAAAGGAATAGTTGTCACAACTGCGTCAGATGAGAAGACTGACTCTGTATATGAAATGTATTATGACTATAAGGAACCTGTTAAAGCAATTGCAAATCATAGGATATTAGCAATAAACAGAGGCGAAAAAGAAAAGTTTTTAAGAGTTAAGATAGACAGTCCAGATGATGAAATAATAGATATATTAAAGTCAAAGGTATTGACCAATGAAAAAGCAATAACAACACAGTACTTGATTTCAGGTATTGAAGATGGATATAAAAGGCTTATTTCACCTTCTATTGAAAGAGAAATAAGAAATACACTTACTGAAAGAGCAGAGGAGCAGGCTATTAAGGTATTTGGAATCAACCTAAAGCCTCTACTAATGCAACCACCTGTAAAAGGTAAGGTTGTTATGGGCTTTGACCCTGCATACAGAACTGGATGTAAAATTGCAATAGTAGATGAAACAGGTAAGCTTTTAGATTATACAACTGTTTATCCGACAGAACCTCAGAATAAAGTAGAAGAAACTAAAAAGGAGTTAATAGACCTTATCAAAAAATATAATGTAGATATTATCGCTATTGGGAATGGCACTGCTTCTAGAGAATCAGAGACCATAGTAGCAGATATGCTGAGGGACCTTGACAGAAAGGTGTATTATACTATAGTTAGCGAAGCAGGAGCATCTGTATATTCTGCATCTAAGATAGCAAATGAAGAATATCCTGATATAAATGTATCTATAAGGGGAGCTATTTCCATAGGCAAAAGACTTCAAGACCCTCTTGCGGAGTTAGTAAAAATTGACCCCAAAAGTGTTGGTGTGGGACAATACCAGCATGATTTGAATCAAGGAAAACTAGATGAAACTCTAAAAGGCGTTGTGGAAGACTGTGTAAATAGTGTAGGAGTTGATTTAAATACGGCTTCTGTATCACTGCTTAGCTATGTTTCAGGTATTACATCAAGTGTTGCAAAGAATATAGTTAGTTATAGAGAAGAAATGGGTAAATTCACCAATAGAAAAGAACTTCTGAAAGTAAAAAGGCTAGGAGATGCTACATTTGTACAATGTGCAGGTTTTTTAAGAATATCTGATGGGGATAATCCTCTTGATAATACAGCTGTTCACCCAGAATCCTATGATGTAGCATTTAAGCTTATTGAAAAATTGGGATTCTCTAAAGATGATATTAAAACAGGAAAATTTAAGGAAATAGACTCAATGATAAATGAAAAAAATATTATAAGGCTTGCTGAAGAACTTCAAATAGGAGTTCCGACCCTGAGAGATATTGTTAAAGAATTAAAAAAGCCAGGCAGGGACCCTAGAGAAGATATGCCAAAGCCAATCTTTAGGACTGATGTATTAAAGATAGAAGACTTAAAACCCGATATGATACTGACAGGAACGGTAAGAAATGTAGTAGATTTTGGAGCATTTGTAGATATAGGAGTTAAGCAAGACGGTTTAGTCCATATTTCTCATTTATCTAATAAGTTTGTAAAGAACCCAATGGAAGTAGTCTCAGTAGGAGACATTGTAAATGTAAGGATACTTGATGTGGACATTGAAAAGGGAAGAATATCCCTCAGCATGAAGGAAGTCTAG